A region of the Drosophila subpulchrella strain 33 F10 #4 breed RU33 chromosome 3L, RU_Dsub_v1.1 Primary Assembly, whole genome shotgun sequence genome:
GCAAATCGATTAGTCATATACTTCGTCAACTGTTTTGTTTTCGCAGACGCAGGCTCATTTACCTCATAGTTTCCCGTGTTTATTCTGTGGCTAGTGAGAAAGTTCGGTGGCCCGCTCTTCCAGGCACTCATCTAGTGGCTCCGGGCATTAGTGCTGGGTGGATGAGTCAGGCGTTGTGGCCCAAATTCGCGGATATTTAAATGCCAGTAAACAAATTTTACACTCTCGGAAGCTTGGGGTTGCCAGATGGTCGCGAGTGTGTGGGAGGAAGTGTTGAGAAGCGTGGGTTTTGCAAGAGATCTGGCAGGCCTGCAGAACGGCAATGACAGATGGCatggatttaaaaataaatacatttaaatttattcttGTCGCCATTTGAATTGtctttatataataaataagtaaCTGTAAAACAATGCAAtgtaatattacatttttaatgaataCATATACACCAACTTTAATCGACTAATAGTTCTAATTTGATTAaatgtatattaaaaaaaatatatataattataatcttccttttataaacaaaaaataatcacATCTTTTACAATGTATTACTTTTAAACAGTTTATGTGCTGTGAACCATTACACAAAGTGACGAAGCCGACTACTATACATACTCGTAAAAATGCAAATCTAGTTTAATACAAtataactaaaatattttaggtgcaaaatgtgaaatatttataaattattttatacttGCAATTAATTTAAGCGGAAgattttttctcagtgccaCTTAATTTCGACCATCTGGCAACTCCGCGTACCATACACTTCTTCCTGCTGCTGCGGTCACACTGTGTGTGTTGTGCGTCGCGAAAAAATTAGGTTTTAACCCGTAAACAGCCCGCCAGAGCAATGGAGGTAAACAGGATCACCGTTAGCGGGAGCAGTGTAGTGCCCGTCACCGCCCCCAATCCCCCCGCAGTGCCCGCTAGCCCCGCGCCAGCTGCGAGCACACTAATCCAAGTAGGCGTGtcgccagcaacaacaaccatACCGACGTTAGcagccacaacaacaacaacaacggtgGGAAGTACAGCTAACATTTCAGCTGTAATTTCGACACCACTACGAAATCCTCCGATTCAAAATCTGCCGATTGAGCTGCAGAACGATCAAAAGCGAAGAAGGTGAGATAGAACCGATGACAGCTGTCAAATTTGACATTAAATACTGCTTGACAATCATTAACCCTTTTGCTCCCCCCGACAGTTCATCGCGGACGATTAAACGGAAGCGTTTTGATGACGAAATAGTCGAGTACAATATCGCAGTGCCCACAAATCGCGGCGGAACGGACGCCAATCGCAGCAGCAGACCGCGGACCACTTCCCAAAACTATCCCGCTTTGGTGGGCGTGCCGCACACCACGTTAGCACCTCTAAACATACCAATTTCCACGCCGGAAACGCCTCAGACGCCGGGCTCCGTGGATTCCCTGCTACCCGGGACACCCAGTACTCCTGCCTCACTGCCcctggccacgcccaccacgCCGGCTCCTCTGGCCACGCCCCTTCCCGCTCCAGCCCCAATTGTTGCATCAACCGTAGTGCATCCCAAGCCACCGGCCATGGAGCGTCCTTCGACCAGCGAACGGCGCTCGCGTCCAGTGCGTCCGGCCAGCAAGAAATCGCAGCGCCGGAATGGTCGTCCCATGGGCCAGATGGCCACCAAGGATCTGGGCCGCTGGAAGCCCATCGACGACCTGGCCCTGATCATCGGCATCCAGCAGACCAACGATCTGAGGATTATCCATCGTGGCGTAAAGTTCTCCTGCAAGTTTACCCTGCAGGAACTCCAGCAGCGTTGGTATGCCTTGCTCTATGAGCCGGCGGTGTCCAGGATCGCCGTGTCCGCCATGAGGAACCTGCATCCGGAGCTGGTGGAGTCCGTTCAGCGCAAGGCTCTGTACAGCGTGCAGGAGGAGGATCTTCTGGGCACCATTAAGAGCGTAAGTGAAGGATATTAGCTTAAATTCGATCCATTACTAATCTGTAGTCTAATCCATAGACGGAGCAACCCAAGGTGGAGCAGTTCCAGGAGCTCCTGGACAAGAATGCCTCCATCTTCTATTGCGCCCGCACTGCCAAGTCTCTGCACAACCATTGGCTACTCCTCAAGCAGTACAGTCTGCTGCCGGATCAGTCTGTGAAGCCTCTTTACGGCATGGACCAGCAGCCAATCAGCTTCTCGGACGCAGAGGATCAGATCTTCGAGCATGACCTCAACGAGCCGCGTGACGAGGCTTTGGAGATGGAGAGAGCTCTAGCAGATCGTCGCAACAAACGTGATATACGCCTGCTGGAGAACGAGCTTTCGCGCTGGGGCGTTTTAGTTGATTCCGTGCTTAGTCCAACGGCCGCCTCCGAGTTCGACAACCAGACGCTGGCCTGTCTGTGCGGCCACCATGTGCGCTACCTTATGCGCTCCAAGGAGATCACATTTGGGCGCGATGCCAAGGACTGCGTGGTGGATGTGGACCTGGGACTCGAAGGGCCGGCTGCGAAGATCTCGCGACGCCAGGGAACGATCAAATTGCGCAGCAATGGCGACTTCTTCATCGCCAACGAGGGCAAGAGGGCCATCTTTATAGACGGCACTCCCTTGCTGTCGGGCAATAAAGCCCGGCTGGCACACAACTGCACTGTGGAAATCTCGGGGCTGCGCTTCACCTTCCTGGTCAACTACGAGCTGATCAACGCCATCCGCCAGGAGAGCGCCAAGACATCGAATCCCCTCAACTAGCTGCGCTTAGAGCGAGCTGGATGCGAGTCTTGAATGTATTTAGTACTTAGTAAACAGCAAGAAGATAATTCTGGAATAAACAGCATATGGACAATATGTACACCCCATAAATCGTTCAGTGTCGATTTTTTAACTTTTGCTTTTAACATGGAtgtgaagttttaaaaatgttttacacATTGGTTGTATTGATGAATCATTTACAATTGTTATTTTACAATTGATTTGCTCATTAAGATCTATTGAATTTTGACTTTAGATTTGATTGTATTACTTGTAACAATAGGTAGGAAtacttttttattcaattattTGTTCTGGACTttttaaacataaaacatttaaacttaaaaattacGTTTTACTCaagttttaaaatgtaataacTACTTCCTTA
Encoded here:
- the LOC119554780 gene encoding microspherule protein 1 translates to MEVNRITVSGSSVVPVTAPNPPAVPASPAPAASTLIQVGVSPATTTIPTLAATTTTTTVGSTANISAVISTPLRNPPIQNLPIELQNDQKRRSSSRTIKRKRFDDEIVEYNIAVPTNRGGTDANRSSRPRTTSQNYPALVGVPHTTLAPLNIPISTPETPQTPGSVDSLLPGTPSTPASLPLATPTTPAPLATPLPAPAPIVASTVVHPKPPAMERPSTSERRSRPVRPASKKSQRRNGRPMGQMATKDLGRWKPIDDLALIIGIQQTNDLRIIHRGVKFSCKFTLQELQQRWYALLYEPAVSRIAVSAMRNLHPELVESVQRKALYSVQEEDLLGTIKSTEQPKVEQFQELLDKNASIFYCARTAKSLHNHWLLLKQYSLLPDQSVKPLYGMDQQPISFSDAEDQIFEHDLNEPRDEALEMERALADRRNKRDIRLLENELSRWGVLVDSVLSPTAASEFDNQTLACLCGHHVRYLMRSKEITFGRDAKDCVVDVDLGLEGPAAKISRRQGTIKLRSNGDFFIANEGKRAIFIDGTPLLSGNKARLAHNCTVEISGLRFTFLVNYELINAIRQESAKTSNPLN